The Ascochyta rabiei chromosome 15, complete sequence genome window below encodes:
- a CDS encoding UV excision repair protein rad23: protein MKITFKDLKQNKFVIEAEPSETIGELKAKIQSDKGWEVPQQKLIYSGKILQDTNTIESYSIEEKGFIVCMVSKPKQPAASASRAPSTPAKPAAPAQTPAAPAAPAAPAPSSSTTQNVPATPSPAPAQQPERFNDPSALTMGGEREAAIANMESMGFARADIDRAMRAAFFNPDRAVEYLLTGIPESALQEQAQQQAQARAPTSPPPAAGGNTSATPAASGGDEPINLFEAAAQAGQGRGGAGGARSGAAAGGAAGAGAGAGALNANSLDFLRNNPQFQQLRQVVQQQPQMLEPILQQVGQGNPQLAQMIASNPEQFLQLLAEDADDDAPLPPGAQSISVTEEEREAIERLCRLGFERDLVIQAYFACDKNEELAANFLFDQPEDLDDQ, encoded by the exons ATGAAGATCACATTCAAG GATCTCAAGCAGAACAAGTTCGTCATCGAAGCCGAGCCATCGGAAACG ATTGGCGAGCTCAAGGCAAAGATCCAGAGCGACAAGGGCTGGGAAGTGCCCCAGCAGAAGCTGATCTACTCCG GCAAGATCCTCCAGGATACCAACACTATCGAGTCGTACAGTATCGAGGAGAAGGGCTTTATTGTCTGCATGGTTTCCAAG CCCAAGCAGCCCGCCGCATCCGCCAGCAGAGCTCCCTCAACACCTGCGAAGCCAGCAGCGCCAGCTCAGACACCCGCTGCGCCTGCAGCTCCCGCCGCGCCGGCTCCCTCATCCTCGACTACACAAAATGTCCCCGCCACACCCTCGCCAGCCCCTGCGCAGCAACCAGAGCGCTTCAACGACCCCTCGGCTCTGACAATGGGTGGCGAGCGCGAGGCAGCCATTGCCAACATGGAGAGCATGGGTTTCGCGCGAGCAGATATCGATCGCGCCATGCGCGCCGCCTTCTTCAACCCCGACCGTGCGGTTGAGTACCTTCTGACA GGTATTCCAGAGAGCGCGCTCCAGGAACAGGCACAGCAGCAGGCACAAGCGCGTGCACCGACCTCGCCACCGCCCGCTGCGGGAGGGAACACAAGTGCAACACCCGCCGCTTCTGGAGGAGATGAGCCGATAAATCTGTTCGAGGCTGCTGCGCAAGCTGGTCAGGGCCGCGGGGGTGCTGGTGGTGCACGCTCAGGAGCTGCAGCAGGCGGAGCTGCAggcgctggtgctggtgctggtgcgcTCAACGCCAACAGCCTCGACTTTCTGCGCAACAACCCACAATTCCAGCAGCTACGACAGGTCGTACAGCAACAGCCTCAGATGCTTGAGCCGATCTTGCAGCAAGTCGGCCAGGGCAACCCTCAGTTGGCGCAGATGATCGCATCAAACCCTGAGCAGTTCCTGCAGTTGCTTGCCGAAGACGCCGATGATGATGCGCCACTGCCCCCGGGCGCACAGTCCATCTCCGTTACGGAGGAGGAGCGTGAGGCTATCGAGCGCTTGTGTCGCCTTGGCTTTGAGCGCGACCTAGTGATCCAGGCTTACTTCGCGTGTGACAAGAACGAGGAACTCGCCGCTAACTTCCTCTTCGACCAGCCCGAGGACTTGGACGACCAGTAG